In a genomic window of Primulina huaijiensis isolate GDHJ02 unplaced genomic scaffold, ASM1229523v2 scaffold37281, whole genome shotgun sequence:
- the LOC140968508 gene encoding cytochrome P450 87A3-like isoform X2 produces the protein MFPMVFYIGTLLIIITTTWLYNWKNPRCNGVLPPGSMGWPLLGETLQFFVPNTSFDIPPFVKERMQRYGPIFKTSLVGRPVIVSTDADLNYFIFQQEGKLFQSWYPDTFTEIFGRQNVGSMHGFMYKYLKNMVLNLFGQESLKKMLLEVEQASNSNLKSWSAKTMIDFKEGTAQMIFDLTAKKLISYDSGKSSENLRENFVAFIQGLISFPLNIPGTAYNKCLQGRRKAMKMLKNMLQERKERPRKIRTDFFDYVLDELQREDTVLTEAIVLDLMFVLLFASFETTSLALTLAIKYLANHPPVLQKLKEEQESIIKRRENSDSGLTWNEYKSMKFTFQFINETVRMANIVPGIFRKTIRETKYKGYTIPAGWAVMVCPPAVHLNPAIYNDPLHFNPWRWEASTSKLLYFNLINFMAFGGGMRFCVGTDFTKVQMAVFLHCLVTKYKWEPIKGGDILRTPGLQFPNGYHIQIFEKDA, from the exons ATGTTTCCCATGGTATTCTACATTGGAACTTTATTGATCATCATCACTACAACCTGGCTTTACAATTGGAAAAATCCCAGGTGTAATGGAGTCCTCCCACCAGGTTCAATGGGCTGGCCACTCCTTGGGGAGACTCTTCAGTTCTTTGTTCCTAACACATCATTTGATATCCCTCCTTTTGTGAAAGAGAGAATGCAAAG ATATGGACCTATATTCAAGACTAGTTTGGTGGGGCGTCCAGTTATTGTATCTACAGATGCAGATCTTAATTATTTCATCTTCCAACAAGAGGGGAAATTATTTCAAAGCTGGTATCCAGACACTTTTACAGAAATATTCGGTAGACAAAATGTAGGTTCTATGCATGGATTTATGTACAAGTACCTAAAGAACATGGTGCTGAATCTATTTGGTCAAGAAAGCCTTAAAAAGATGCTTCTGGAGGTTGAACAGGCGTCTAATAGCAACTTAAAGAGTTGGTCAGCAAAGACTATGATTGATTTCAAGGAAGGAACTGCACAG ATGATATTTGACCTGACTGCAAAAAAACTTATCAGTTACGACTCCGGAAAATCTTCTGAAAATTTGAGGGAAAACTTTGTAGCTTTTATACAAGGGTTAATCTCCTTCCCTCTGAACATTCCCGGAACAGCCTACAACAAATGCTTGCAG GGAAGAAGGAAGGCAATGAAGATGCTGAAAAATATGCtacaagaaagaaaagaaaggcCAAGAAAAATCCGAACAGATTTCTTTGATTATGTCTTGGATGAACTTCAACGAGAGGATACGGTACTCACAGAGGCGATTGTTCTAGATTTGATGTTTGTTTTGCTTTTTGCCAGCTTTGAAACTACCTCCCTGGCACTCACTCTTGCCATTAAATATCTTGCTAACCATCCACCGGTGTTACAAAAATTGAAG GAAGAACaagaatcaataattaaaagGAGGGAAAATTCAGATTCCGGACTAACATGGAATGAGTATAAATCAATGAAATTCACATTTCAG TTCATCAATGAAACCGTAAGGATGGCCAATATAGTCCCaggaattttcagaaaaacaatAAGAGAAACCAAATATAAGG GATATACGATTCCAGCTGGTTGGGCTGTTATGGTATGTCCTCCGGCAGTGCACTTGAACCCAGCAATATATAATGATCCCCTTCACTTCAATCCATGGAGATGGGAGGCAAGTACTTCCAAATTATTATACTTCAATTTGAT AAACTTCATGGCCTTTGGAGGTGGTATGAGATTTTGTGTTGGCACAGATTTCACCAAGGTGCAGATGGCCGTCTTTCTCCATTGCTTGGTCACAAAGTACAA GTGGGAACCAATCAAAGGAGGAGACATTCTTAGAACTCCTGGTCTACAATTTCCAAATGGATATCACATCCAAATCTTCGAAAAGGACGCATAG
- the LOC140968508 gene encoding cytochrome P450 87A3-like isoform X1 gives MFPMVFYIGTLLIIITTTWLYNWKNPRCNGVLPPGSMGWPLLGETLQFFVPNTSFDIPPFVKERMQRYGPIFKTSLVGRPVIVSTDADLNYFIFQQEGKLFQSWYPDTFTEIFGRQNVGSMHGFMYKYLKNMVLNLFGQESLKKMLLEVEQASNSNLKSWSAKTMIDFKEGTAQMIFDLTAKKLISYDSGKSSENLRENFVAFIQGLISFPLNIPGTAYNKCLQGRRKAMKMLKNMLQERKERPRKIRTDFFDYVLDELQREDTVLTEAIVLDLMFVLLFASFETTSLALTLAIKYLANHPPVLQKLKEEQESIIKRRENSDSGLTWNEYKSMKFTFQFINETVRMANIVPGIFRKTIRETKYKGYTIPAGWAVMVCPPAVHLNPAIYNDPLHFNPWRWEEIDTNDASRNFMAFGGGMRFCVGTDFTKVQMAVFLHCLVTKYKWEPIKGGDILRTPGLQFPNGYHIQIFEKDA, from the exons ATGTTTCCCATGGTATTCTACATTGGAACTTTATTGATCATCATCACTACAACCTGGCTTTACAATTGGAAAAATCCCAGGTGTAATGGAGTCCTCCCACCAGGTTCAATGGGCTGGCCACTCCTTGGGGAGACTCTTCAGTTCTTTGTTCCTAACACATCATTTGATATCCCTCCTTTTGTGAAAGAGAGAATGCAAAG ATATGGACCTATATTCAAGACTAGTTTGGTGGGGCGTCCAGTTATTGTATCTACAGATGCAGATCTTAATTATTTCATCTTCCAACAAGAGGGGAAATTATTTCAAAGCTGGTATCCAGACACTTTTACAGAAATATTCGGTAGACAAAATGTAGGTTCTATGCATGGATTTATGTACAAGTACCTAAAGAACATGGTGCTGAATCTATTTGGTCAAGAAAGCCTTAAAAAGATGCTTCTGGAGGTTGAACAGGCGTCTAATAGCAACTTAAAGAGTTGGTCAGCAAAGACTATGATTGATTTCAAGGAAGGAACTGCACAG ATGATATTTGACCTGACTGCAAAAAAACTTATCAGTTACGACTCCGGAAAATCTTCTGAAAATTTGAGGGAAAACTTTGTAGCTTTTATACAAGGGTTAATCTCCTTCCCTCTGAACATTCCCGGAACAGCCTACAACAAATGCTTGCAG GGAAGAAGGAAGGCAATGAAGATGCTGAAAAATATGCtacaagaaagaaaagaaaggcCAAGAAAAATCCGAACAGATTTCTTTGATTATGTCTTGGATGAACTTCAACGAGAGGATACGGTACTCACAGAGGCGATTGTTCTAGATTTGATGTTTGTTTTGCTTTTTGCCAGCTTTGAAACTACCTCCCTGGCACTCACTCTTGCCATTAAATATCTTGCTAACCATCCACCGGTGTTACAAAAATTGAAG GAAGAACaagaatcaataattaaaagGAGGGAAAATTCAGATTCCGGACTAACATGGAATGAGTATAAATCAATGAAATTCACATTTCAG TTCATCAATGAAACCGTAAGGATGGCCAATATAGTCCCaggaattttcagaaaaacaatAAGAGAAACCAAATATAAGG GATATACGATTCCAGCTGGTTGGGCTGTTATGGTATGTCCTCCGGCAGTGCACTTGAACCCAGCAATATATAATGATCCCCTTCACTTCAATCCATGGAGATGGGAG GAAATAGACACGAATGACGCATCAAGAAACTTCATGGCCTTTGGAGGTGGTATGAGATTTTGTGTTGGCACAGATTTCACCAAGGTGCAGATGGCCGTCTTTCTCCATTGCTTGGTCACAAAGTACAA GTGGGAACCAATCAAAGGAGGAGACATTCTTAGAACTCCTGGTCTACAATTTCCAAATGGATATCACATCCAAATCTTCGAAAAGGACGCATAG
- the LOC140968507 gene encoding protein HAPLESS 2 isoform X1 produces MKLFVLTAIAIFSLSKYAHATQILSKSTIQKCEKISESDELNCTSKIVLDLSVPSESSGREASLVAEIVEAEENSTNHMRTLRVPPMITINKTAAYALYELTYIQDVAYKPQELYVQTRKCEPDAGSHVVQMCERLRDENGHVIENTQPTCCPCGEQRRVPSSCGNFFDKVINGKANTAHCLRFTDDWFHVFGIGQRSVGFSVRIEVKTRSKTSEVIVGPENRAAISSDNFLRVNLVGDYVGYTSIPSFDDFYLVIPRQGGQGQPQNLGSNFSMWMLLERVRFTLDGLECNKIGVGHEAFNAQPDFCAAPFWSCLHNQLWNFWDADQNRINRNQVPLYRVQGRFERINQHPSAGSHEFSIGITEALNTNLLLELRADDIEFVYQRSPGKILGITIPTFEALSQFGTATITTKNIGEVEASYSLTFDCFSGVSQMEEQFFIMKPKEVIIRSFKLYPTTDQAARYACGAILKDSDFKEIDRAECQFTTTATVIENGSQIPFQPPQTSMNGFFESIEELWNKLWAGLQDFITGRSCRRKCSGFFDFICHIQYICISWMLTFGLFLAIFPTAAVLLWLLHQKGLFDPLYDWWDDHVWASEDASENIWKHERNADLSLIHLKKHHRHEKRHHKHDAQKRRHFPGEHCHSSLTGESDYHYHLHHVHKDKHKHGRYKSSRILREAHMGSRRMEDGGARHHRRRKKDNPWQELENTQGTR; encoded by the exons ATGAAATTATTCGTCCTTACAGCGATTGCCATCTTTTCACTATCCAAGTATGCGCATGCTACTCAAATCCTCTCCAAATCAACAATCCAAAAATGCGAAAAGATCTCTGAATCGGACGAGCTCAACTGCACTTCCAAGATTGTTCTCGATTTATCAGTTCCAAGTGAATCG AGTGGAAGGGAAGCATCGTTGGTGGCGGAGATAGTGGAAGCGGAGGAGAATTCAACCAACCACATGCGTACGCTCCGAGTCCCACCAATGATAACTATTAACAAGACTGCAGCTTATGCGCTGTATGAATTGACGTACATACAG GATGTTGCTTACAAGCCCCAAGAGTTATATGTTCAAACACGAAAATGTGAGCCTGATGCTGGATCACATGTTGTCCAAATGTGTGAGAG GTTGCGGGATGAAAATGGTCATGTTATTGAGAATACTCAG CCAACTTGTTGCCCTTGTGGAGAACAGCGCAGGGTTCCATCATCCTGTGGAAACTTTT TTGACAAAGTGATCAATGGAAAAGCAAATACAGCTCATTGCCTTCGATTTACAGATGATTG GTTCCATGTGTTTGGAATCGGACAGCGTTCAGTCGGTTTCAGTGTTCGAATTGAAGTCAAGACAAGATCAAAGACATCG GAAGTGATTGTGGGTCCAGAGAATAGGGCAGCAATATCAAGTGATAATTTTTTAAGGGTGAACCTGGTTGGAGATTATGTTGGATATACCAGTATTCCATCATTTGATGACTTCTACCTAGTTATCCCTAGACAG GGTGGTCAAGGGCAACCTCAAAATTTGGGGAGCAATTTTTCTATGTGGATGCTTCTCGAAAGAGTCAGGTTTACTCTAGATGGTCTTGAATGTAACAAAATTGGTGTTGGTCATGAGGCTTTCAATGCTCAGCCAGATTTTTGCGCTGCACCATTTTGGAGTTGCTTACATAATCAACTGTGGAACTTTTGGGAT GCAGACCAGAATCGAATAAACCGAAATCAGGTTCCACTTTATCGTGTCCAAGGAAGGTTTGAACGGATAAATCAACATCCA AGTGCAGGGAGTCATGAATTTTCCATAGGAATTACTGAAGCTCTAAACACAAATCTTTTGTTGGAATTGAGGGCTGACGACATAGAATTTGTCTATCAAAG GAGCCCGGGGAAAATTTTAGGCATCACCATTCCAACCTTCGAAGCTCTCTCTCAATTTGGAACTGCAACAATTACGACAAAAAATATTGGTGAAGTTGAAGCATCCTACAGCCTCACT TTTGATTGCTTTTCTGGAGTCAGCCAAATGGAG GAACAATTCTTTATAATGAAGCCTAAAGAAGTAATAATTAGATCATTCAAATTGTACCCAACAACTGATCAAGCTGCAAGATACGCATGCGGAG CCATATTGAAAGATtctgattttaaggaaattgaTAGAGCTGAGTGTCAATTTACAACTACGGCTACTGTTATCGAAAATGGATCTCAG ATTCCATTCCAACCTCCACAAACCAGTATGAATGGCTTCTTTGAATCTATTGAGGAGCTGTGGAACAAGCTATGGGCTGGCTTGCAAGATTTCATTACTGGGAGAAGTTGCAG AAGGAAGTGCTCTGGGTTTTTTGACTTCATCTGCCATATACAATATATCTGCATTAGTTGGATGTTGACATTCGGTTTGTTTTTAGCAATCTTTCCAACAG CTGCTGTTTTACTCTGGCTTTTACACCAGAAAGGTCTTTTTGACCCTCTATATGACTGGTGGGATGATCATGTATGGGCTTCTGAGGATGCAAGTGAAAACATATGGAAGCATGAGAGAAATGCGGACCTTTCACTTATCCATTTGAAGAAACATCACAGGCATGAGAAAAGGCACCACAAGCATGATGCTCAAAAGAGGCGGCACTTTCCTGGTGAGCACTGCCACAGCAGTTTAACCGGGGAAAGTGATTACCACTACCATCTTCACCATGTACACAAGGACAAGCATAAGCATGGAAGATACAAAAGCTCAAGAATATTAAGGGAAGCTCACATGGGCAGCCGCAGGATGGAGGATGGCGGTGCTAGACATCatagaagaagaaagaaagataACCCCTGGCAAGAACTGGAAAACACCCAGGGCACGAGATGA
- the LOC140968507 gene encoding protein HAPLESS 2 isoform X2 encodes MKLFVLTAIAIFSLSKYAHATQILSKSTIQKCEKISESDELNCTSKIVLDLSVPSESSGREASLVAEIVEAEENSTNHMRTLRVPPMITINKTAAYALYELTYIQDVAYKPQELYVQTRKCEPDAGSHVVQMCERLRDENGHVIENTQPTCCPCGEQRRVPSSCGNFFDKVINGKANTAHCLRFTDDWFHVFGIGQRSVGFSVRIEVKTRSKTSEVIVGPENRAAISSDNFLRVNLVGDYVGYTSIPSFDDFYLVIPRQADQNRINRNQVPLYRVQGRFERINQHPSAGSHEFSIGITEALNTNLLLELRADDIEFVYQRSPGKILGITIPTFEALSQFGTATITTKNIGEVEASYSLTFDCFSGVSQMEEQFFIMKPKEVIIRSFKLYPTTDQAARYACGAILKDSDFKEIDRAECQFTTTATVIENGSQIPFQPPQTSMNGFFESIEELWNKLWAGLQDFITGRSCRRKCSGFFDFICHIQYICISWMLTFGLFLAIFPTAAVLLWLLHQKGLFDPLYDWWDDHVWASEDASENIWKHERNADLSLIHLKKHHRHEKRHHKHDAQKRRHFPGEHCHSSLTGESDYHYHLHHVHKDKHKHGRYKSSRILREAHMGSRRMEDGGARHHRRRKKDNPWQELENTQGTR; translated from the exons ATGAAATTATTCGTCCTTACAGCGATTGCCATCTTTTCACTATCCAAGTATGCGCATGCTACTCAAATCCTCTCCAAATCAACAATCCAAAAATGCGAAAAGATCTCTGAATCGGACGAGCTCAACTGCACTTCCAAGATTGTTCTCGATTTATCAGTTCCAAGTGAATCG AGTGGAAGGGAAGCATCGTTGGTGGCGGAGATAGTGGAAGCGGAGGAGAATTCAACCAACCACATGCGTACGCTCCGAGTCCCACCAATGATAACTATTAACAAGACTGCAGCTTATGCGCTGTATGAATTGACGTACATACAG GATGTTGCTTACAAGCCCCAAGAGTTATATGTTCAAACACGAAAATGTGAGCCTGATGCTGGATCACATGTTGTCCAAATGTGTGAGAG GTTGCGGGATGAAAATGGTCATGTTATTGAGAATACTCAG CCAACTTGTTGCCCTTGTGGAGAACAGCGCAGGGTTCCATCATCCTGTGGAAACTTTT TTGACAAAGTGATCAATGGAAAAGCAAATACAGCTCATTGCCTTCGATTTACAGATGATTG GTTCCATGTGTTTGGAATCGGACAGCGTTCAGTCGGTTTCAGTGTTCGAATTGAAGTCAAGACAAGATCAAAGACATCG GAAGTGATTGTGGGTCCAGAGAATAGGGCAGCAATATCAAGTGATAATTTTTTAAGGGTGAACCTGGTTGGAGATTATGTTGGATATACCAGTATTCCATCATTTGATGACTTCTACCTAGTTATCCCTAGACAG GCAGACCAGAATCGAATAAACCGAAATCAGGTTCCACTTTATCGTGTCCAAGGAAGGTTTGAACGGATAAATCAACATCCA AGTGCAGGGAGTCATGAATTTTCCATAGGAATTACTGAAGCTCTAAACACAAATCTTTTGTTGGAATTGAGGGCTGACGACATAGAATTTGTCTATCAAAG GAGCCCGGGGAAAATTTTAGGCATCACCATTCCAACCTTCGAAGCTCTCTCTCAATTTGGAACTGCAACAATTACGACAAAAAATATTGGTGAAGTTGAAGCATCCTACAGCCTCACT TTTGATTGCTTTTCTGGAGTCAGCCAAATGGAG GAACAATTCTTTATAATGAAGCCTAAAGAAGTAATAATTAGATCATTCAAATTGTACCCAACAACTGATCAAGCTGCAAGATACGCATGCGGAG CCATATTGAAAGATtctgattttaaggaaattgaTAGAGCTGAGTGTCAATTTACAACTACGGCTACTGTTATCGAAAATGGATCTCAG ATTCCATTCCAACCTCCACAAACCAGTATGAATGGCTTCTTTGAATCTATTGAGGAGCTGTGGAACAAGCTATGGGCTGGCTTGCAAGATTTCATTACTGGGAGAAGTTGCAG AAGGAAGTGCTCTGGGTTTTTTGACTTCATCTGCCATATACAATATATCTGCATTAGTTGGATGTTGACATTCGGTTTGTTTTTAGCAATCTTTCCAACAG CTGCTGTTTTACTCTGGCTTTTACACCAGAAAGGTCTTTTTGACCCTCTATATGACTGGTGGGATGATCATGTATGGGCTTCTGAGGATGCAAGTGAAAACATATGGAAGCATGAGAGAAATGCGGACCTTTCACTTATCCATTTGAAGAAACATCACAGGCATGAGAAAAGGCACCACAAGCATGATGCTCAAAAGAGGCGGCACTTTCCTGGTGAGCACTGCCACAGCAGTTTAACCGGGGAAAGTGATTACCACTACCATCTTCACCATGTACACAAGGACAAGCATAAGCATGGAAGATACAAAAGCTCAAGAATATTAAGGGAAGCTCACATGGGCAGCCGCAGGATGGAGGATGGCGGTGCTAGACATCatagaagaagaaagaaagataACCCCTGGCAAGAACTGGAAAACACCCAGGGCACGAGATGA